A window of Choloepus didactylus isolate mChoDid1 chromosome 21, mChoDid1.pri, whole genome shotgun sequence contains these coding sequences:
- the PDIA2 gene encoding protein disulfide-isomerase A2: MWALSPLQSPGATWRLLLGPRPPYLPPPRAAGTAMDRQLLPVLLLLPLLRASGPQGPESGPGGPLGEPLEEELQEDGVLVLSRHTLGPALQAHPALLVEFYAPSCGQCKALAPEYSKAAALLAAESARATLAKVDGPAEPELTQEFGVTGYPTLKLFRDGNRTHPEEYTGPREAESIAEWLRRRVGPSAARLQDEEDVQALMETHEVVAIGFFQDLQDEDVATFLALAKDALDLTFGLTDRPQLFQKFGLTKDTVVVFKKFDEGRADFPVDEELGLDAAELARFLLTHSMHLVTEFSSQTSPRIFAAGVLNHLLLFVNRTLAEHGQLLEAFGEAAPPFRGQVLFVVVDVGADNGHVLRYFGLKAQEVPTLRFINIETTRKFAPEAGAPVTAATVTAFCRAVLSGEAKPYRLSQEVPPDWDQRPVKTLVGRNFEQVAFDETKNVFVKFYAPWCAHCREMAPAWEALAEKYRDREDLVIAELDATANELEAFAVHGFPTLKFFPAGPGRKVIEYRSARDLETFSKFLDHGGALPVEEPGAPSPVGVPAPLVQVLSRTGDQVTAGLWPTVTL; this comes from the exons ATGTGGGCCTTATCTCCCCTCCAGAGCCCGGGTGCCACGTGGCGGCTGCTGCTTGGCCCCCGGCCCCCTTATCTGCCCCCGCCCCGGGCCGCAGGCACCGCCATGGACCGCCAGCTGCTGCccgtgctgctgctgctgccgctgctcAGGGCCTCAGGCCCGCAGGGGCCGGAGTCAGGACCTGGGGGCCCCTTGGGGGAGCCCCTGGAGGAGGAGCTGCAGGAGGACGGGGTGCTGGTGTTGAGCCGGCACACCCTGGGCCCGGCCCTGCAGGCCCACCCCGCCCTGCTGGTGGAGTTCT ATGCCCCGTCGTGTGGGCAGTGCAAGGCCCTGGCCCCCGAGTACAGCAAGGCCGCCGCCCTGCTGGCTGCAGAGTCTGCCCGGGCCACCCTGGCCAAGGTGGACGGGCCCGCGGAGCCGGAGCTGACCCAGGAGTTTGGAGTGACCGGGTACCCCACGCTCAAGTTATTCCGGGACGGGAACAGGACACACCCCGAGGAGTACACAG GCCCCCGAGAGGCCGAGAGCATCGCTGAGTGGCTGAGACGGCGGGTGGGCCCCAGCGCCGCGCGGCTGCAGGATGAGGAGGACGTGCAGGCGCTGATGGAGACCCACGAAGTCGTCGCCATCGGCTTCTTCCAG GACCTGCAAGACGAGGACGTGGCCACCTTCCTGGCACTGGCCAAGGATGCCCTGGACCTGACCTTTGGCCTCACTGACCGGCCACAGCTCTTCCAGAAGTTTGGCCTCACGAAGGACACCGTGGTCGTTTTCAAGaag TTTGACGAGGGCCGCGCTGACTTCCCGGTGGACGAGGAGCTTGGCCTGGACGCCGCCGAGCTGGCTCGCTTCCTCCTCACGCACAGCATGCACCTGGTCACGGAGTTCAGCAGCCAG ACGTCCCCCAGGATCTTCGCTGCCGGGGTCCTCAACCACCTGCTGCTCTTCGTGAACCGGACGCTGGCCGAGCACGGGCAGCTCCTGGAGGCCTTCGGGGAGGCCGCCCCCCCATTCCGGGGACAG GTGCTGTTTGTGGTGGTGGACGTGGGTGCGGACAACGGCCACGTGCTGCGGTACTTCGGCCTGAAGGCCCAGGAGGTGCCCACCCTCCGCTTCATCAACATCGAGACCACCAGGAAGTTCGCGCCCGAGGCCGGGGCGCCCGTCACCGCCGCCACCGTCACCGCCTTCTGCCGGGCGGTGCTCAGCGGGGAGGCGAAG CCCTATCGCCTGAGTCAGGAGGTCCCGCCCGACTGGGACCAGCGGCCTGTCAAGACCCTCGTGGGCAGGAACTTCGAGCAGGTGGCGTTCGACGAAACCAAGAACGTGTTCGTCAAGTTCT ACGCGCCCTGGTGCGCCCACTGCCGGGAGATGGCCCCCGCCTGGGAGGCGCTGGCTGAGAAGTACCGGGACCGCGAGGATCTCGTCATCGCAGAGCTGGACGCCACCGCCAACGAGCTGGAGGCCTTTGCCGTGCACGGCTTCCCCACCCTCAAGTTCTTCCCGGCAGGGCCAGGCCGGAAG GTGATCGAGTACAGAAGCGCCAGGGATCTGGAGACCTTCTCCAAGTTCCTGGATCATGGGGGCGCGCTGCCCGTGgaggagccaggagccccctccccggTGGGTGTCCCCGCGCCCCTGGTCCAGGTCCTCTCTAGAACCGGGGATCAGGTGACGGCTGGTCTGTGGCCGACGGTGACGCTCTGA
- the ARHGDIG gene encoding rho GDP-dissociation inhibitor 3 isoform X2, with protein MPGLDACELGAQLLELLRLALCARVLLADKDGGQPPPDEALEEAALGYHAPGQRSLLEIRQLDPDDESLTKYKRALLGPPPPVVDPGLPHVQVTRLTLMSEEAPGPITMDLTGDLAVLKNQVFVLKEGADYRVKITFKVNKELVCGLKCLHHTYRRGLRVDRAVHMVGSYGPRAQEYEFVTPVEEAPRGVLVRGSYVVTSLVTDDDRTAHLSWEWGLHICKDWKD; from the exons ATGCCGGGCCTGGACGCGTGCGAGCTGGGGGCGCAGCTGCTGGAGCTGCTCCGGCTGGCGCTGTGCGCCCGAG TCCTCCTGGCTGACAAGGACGGGGGGCAGCCGCCCCCGGATGAGGCGCTGGAGGAGGCAGCTCTGGGGTACCACGCCCCGGGGCAGAGGAGCCTCCTGGAGATCAGGCAGCTGGACCCCGACGACGAGAGCCTGACCAAGTACAAGCGGGCGCTGCTGGGGCCACCGCCGCCCGTCGTGG ACCCGGGCCTGCCCCACGTGCAGGTGACACGGCTGACGCTGATGTCCGAGGAGGCCCCCGGGCCCATCACCATGGACCTCACAG GGGACCTGGCTGTGCTGAAAAACCAGGTGTTTGTCCTCAAGGAGGGCGCTGATTACAGAGTGAAGATCACCTTCAAG GTCAACAAGGAGCTCGTCTGTGGCCTCAAGTGCCTGCACCACACCTACCGCCGGGGGCTGCGCG TGGACAGGGCCGTCCACATGGTGGGCAGTTACGGCCCGAGGGCCCAGGAGTACGAGTTCGTGACCCCAGTGGAGGAGGCGCCGCGGGGCGTGCTGGTGCGGGGCTCCTACGTCGTCACCTCCCTGGTCACCGACGACGACAGGACGGCCCACCTGTCCTGGGAGTGGGGCCTCCACATCTGCAAGGACTGGAAGGACTGA